ATGATTGTTGGACCTACAAAAACTCTATTTATGGATGAGATATCAACTGGTTTAGACAGCTCCACAACATACCAGATAGTTAAATGCATGCAGCAAATTGTGCACCTCACTGAGGCCACTGTCTTCATGTCCCTCCTCCAGCCTGATCCTGAAACATTTGAACTCTTTGATGACGTTGTTCTGTTATCTGATGGTCAGATTGTATATCAGGGCCCTAAAGAACAAGTAGTAGCTTTCTTTGAGAGCTGTGGATTCAAATGCCCTGAGAGGAAGGGCACTGCAGATTTTTTGCAGGAGGTAAATATATCATGTTATGAGTTAAgcctaattatttaatataatgttttgtaTGGACATTCTTTTATAGGTTACATCAAAGAAAGACCAAGAGCAATACTGGGTAGATGAGAGCAAGCCCTACCGATACATATCAGTATCCGAGTTTGCAAGAAAGTTTAAGGCTTTCCGTGTTGGCCTACAGCTTGAGAATGAGCTTCCCATTCCATATGAGGCTAAAAGTCATAAAGCAGCTTTAGTATCCCAGAAATGCACTATCCCAAAAATGCAGCTTCTCAAGGCCTCCATTGACAGGGAGAAGCTTTTAATGAGGAGAACTCTGCCTGTATACATCTTTAAGGCCGTTCAAATTTTTGTCGTTGGAATCATTGCAGCGACTGTTTTTTTGAGGACAACACTTCATGTCACATATGATGATGGATCGCTATACGTTGGTGCAACTATATTTGCCATGATTGTGAACATGTTCAATGGCTTTGCAGAGCTCTCCATAACCATAATGAGGCTTCCAGTGTTTTTCAAGCAAAGAGATCTTCTATTTTATCCAGCTTGGGCTTTTACCCTCCCAAATTTCTTGCTCGGGGTCCCAATTTCTGTCGTTGAGTCCTTTGTTTGGACTGCTGTGACGTACTATTCTATTGGATTTGCACCAGAAGCAAGCAGGTGACATTACCTTGCCAAGAACTTAACATAGAGCTGCAGTTACTATGCACAGCATCATGGATCAGTTGTATAATTTTTGTGTTTTGGCTTGTCAGATTTTTCAAGCAGACGTTGTTAATATTCCTAATTCAACAAATGGCTGCTGGATTATTTAGGCTCATGGCTGGAGTATGCAGGACTATGATCATTGCACACACTGGAGGAGCACTTGCTCTGCTCATTTTGTTCCTACTAGGAGGCTTTATCCTTCCGAGAGGTTGGTGTATTTTCAAATATTCAACCTCCGAGAGAACTGCAGTCTGCAGTAGTTACAATGTTGATTTTATTTCCTGTTTATTCTCACAGTATTGAGCTCCTGTTTTAACAGGAAGAATTCCTGTGTGGTGGACTTGGGCTCACTGGATTTCACCTATGTCTTACGCATTCAAATCCTTGACAGTCAATGAACTGCTTTCTCCAAGGTGGATGAATCGACTGGTATGTCCCCAAcacaaaattcatttttttttctgcagCAAGAATGTGTATACTTAGCACACAATTCTATAACATATTGAGAAGAAAATCTGGATACCTGTAAATATTACAGGAACAAACCAATGGATAACATAGATAATCTGAAAGTAAGCATTTTAGTATGGAGACAACTCGCTGAAAGGACTTTAATCTAATTGCAGGCATCAGACAACGTTACAAGGTTGGGTACAGCAGTGCTGGAGAACATTGGTGTAGAACAGGAAAATTACTGGTATTGGATTGGAGCTGCAGCGCTTCTGGGATTCACCATTCTTTTCAATGTCTTGTTCACCTTCTCACTAACGTATTTAAACTGTGAGTTTCTTTAAGTCACCTGGGTTGATGAATGTGATCTTTCTTTCATCCTTGGCAAAGGAAGTCATCATTTTTAACACTAATTATTGTGAACAGCTCTTGGAAAGCCACAGGCAATTATATCTCCAGAAGTAGCCAAGGAGCAATCTTTCAGGGAAGGATCAGAAGAGAGAAGTCTTAAAACGAGGTCAACCAATGGCAACGATGCAGGTAAGAATTTGAAATATATATGAACGATTTCTGTTTCAATCTGAAGTTATTTTAAGGGtatactaattaaatttaagcaACATGGAGTTACTGACATGAGCCTGTAATGTTGAAGGAGAAATCCAAATGCCAAAAGTAAGCCATGTTGGGCATCACGCTGAGGCCACAACGGGAGCTGCTCCCAAGAGGGGGATGATTCTTCCCTTTACGCCTCTATCCATGTCCTTTGATAGTGTAAACTATTATGTGGATATGCCCTCAGTGAGAATCTATTTCCCTTCTTTTCATATGACTTGAGTTTCAATTCTGTATATATCCTGGCTAATGAAGGATGAATTGCAGGAAATGAAGGGTCAGGGAGTGACAGAGGACAGGCTGCAATTGCTTCAAGAAGTGACTGGAGCATTTAGGCCAGGGATCCTGACTGCTTTGATGGGAGTCAGTGGAGCTGGAAAGACAACATTGATGGATGTTCTAGCAGGCAGAAAAACTGGGGGCTATATTGAAGGTGATATTAGAATTTCTGGATTCCCTAAGAATCAAGAAACATTTGCGAGAAATTCTGGTTACTGCGAGCAGACTGACATTCACTCTCCACAAGTCACTGTTGAAGAGTCCTTGATCTTTTCAGCTTTCCTCAGACTCCCAAAAGAAGTCAATGACAAAGAAAAGATGGTATGCATTATGAATCTGGAATGAAAATTCATTTTCTTTGAAATTATTATCCTTATATATTCTAGTTTGTTTCTCGGATTTGCTTTCCAGGTTTTTGTGGATGAAGTGATGGAGCTAGTTGAGCTCACCAATCTGAAACATGCAATAGTTGGGCTACCAGGAATAACAGGGTTGTCAACAGAACAGAGAAAGAGATTGACTATAGCAGTGGAGCTTGTGGCAAACCCTTCAATTATATTCATGGATGAACCGACTTCTGGGCTAGATGCAAGAGCGGCAGCTATTGTTATGAGGACTGTAAGAAACACTGTGGACACTGGAAGAACAGTTGTCTGCACAATTCATCAGCCTAGCATCGACATCTTTGAAGCCTTCGACGAGCTGCTATTGATGAAAAGAGGAGGGAAACTGATTTATTCGGGACCATTAGGCCAGAATTCTCAGaagatcattaaatattttgagGTACGTAATGAAAACAACCCAGAAGCTATTTATGGCATGATAGTTAAGACATCTTGCACAACCGCTTATCATTGATTTCAGGAGATTCCAGGAGTGCCTAGAATTAAAGAAAGGCAAAATCCAGCAGCGTGGATGCTAGAAGCAAGCTCAGCTGCAACTGAAGTTCGGCTTGGAATTGATTTCGCTGAGCATTACAAATCATCAGCCTTGTATCAGTGAGTGCAGAACACAATTTATAACAGTAATAACAACTTGCTCAAAATTTTCAGGTCTTCATTTAGCTGACTTTTCGTTGTTATATTTATAGACAAACCAAGGCTGTGGTTGATGACTTGAGTAGACCATCAGAAGGAGCTTCAGATCTCTACTTCCCTACTCAGTATCCACAATCCACATGGGGGCAGTTCAAATCCTGCCTGTGGAAGCAATGGTGGACATATTGGAGAAGTCCTGATTATAATCTTGTTCGTTACTTTTACTCCTTGGTAACTGCTCTCGTGctaggcacagtcttctggcaGGTTGGAACGCAGAGGTTAGCTATAATTTCCCCTCCTCTTCTCccatttttaaaaagaaaatattgttAACTAGAGCCCTTTATTCTGTAACTAGAGAGGATGCAACTGAGCTGACCATGATCATTGGAGCGATGTATGTAGCAGTTTTGTTCGTCGGAATCAACAATTGCTCAACTGTGCAGCCCATTGTAGCCGTTGAAAGAACTGTATTCTACCGAGAAAGAGCTGCAGGGATGTACTCAGCTTTACCGTATGCCTTGGCACAGGTAACAGAAAAGCAAAACATTTAGATGACAGTTCAAACACATTGTTTCATAAGTTCCGTAATAACACATGTCGAGTTTTGTTCTCTTTTACGCAGGTGATCGTGGAAATACCATATATATTCGTGCAAACCGTATACTACTCTCTTATAGTATATGTAACTGTGAGCTTTGAGTGGAAGTTGGCTAAATTCTTCTGGTTCTTCTTTATCACCTTCTTCTCCTTGCTATACTTCACGTACTATGGAATGATGACCGTATCAATCACACCAAATCACCAAGCTGCAGCTATCTTTGCATCAGCATTTTATGCACTCTTCACCCTTTTCTCCGGCTTTTTCATCCCGAAACCAGTAAGTCACTGTCCTCCATCTCCTGCAGACAATTTTTCAAGAAAGCCATGAAATTTTCTTACTTCTTTGCTTGTGGCATTGCAGAGAATTCCCAAGTGGTGGACATGGTACTACTACATCTGCCCTGTGGCGTGGACCGTGTACGGACTGATAGTGACACAGTACGGTGACATTGAAGATAGAATcaaggtgagtggaattgagCCAGATCCAAGTATCAAATGGTACGTGCAGAACCATTTTGGATATGATTCAAACTTCATAGGTCCAACTGCTGCAATCTTGGTCGCTTTTGGTGCCTTCTTCGCTCTTATGTTTGCCTTCTGCATCAAAAACATTAACTTCCAAAATAGATAGCCGTGCGTGTTTGGGCTTGGTCTTGGGCTTGGGCTTGGGCTTGGTGGGCAATGGAGTAGACGGACCAAAGTTCACACGAGGGAAGGCGCATGGCTGTGAGAAGAAAAAGCTGTGGGTATGAGTGGGACCCAATTGGACACCGGCCTCCTTCTTCGAAGTTGggaagatttaaaaaaaaaagataaaaaggaACGACGTCATGTGTGTCTTTTCTCTTCATTCGACAGCGTGTCGTAGCGTCCCCTCGAATTTGAAGATTACGTGTCAGATAAATGCACCGTTCGTAATTTATACACACCACGTTTTTTTttcttgacaaaaaaaaaaacctgttTTTAAGCTTTTTTTGGATTCTCTTCTATTCAAAGAAAGCAGTAActgattaaataaatttaaattataaaaaaatatatatttgtagGGTTTGAAAGATAtcatgtattttttatattatttaaataattttatttgatgattttttttatataaatagcaTATGTAAGAAGTAGGGGATGATGATGTTCAATTTTAGCTATTTTTATAttggaaattataaaaaaaattgaataaaaccacaagaaattaaattttccaATCTAATCCAAACATATCTAATCATTAAAATCGGCAACCACAATTCCTTCCAATCGAATGGGAGGTTACAATTTCAGACTATTAAGAAGTAGCGAAAAATCCATATCTAAAAAGTCGgcaaattattttcatttagaaccatttaattaaattaaatttggcGGTTCTTATCTCCATTTGACCGGACCAGCTTCAGTAAAACCTCGGAATCGGACCACTTGTATAATTTGAGGTCAGAAAACGGTCACGTTTGGCAACGGTCAAAAGGGACGCCCTCGACCTCCCCTAGAAAGGTAAAAATGTCAAGGTCAAACTTTTAACTTGTTGATGCCAGAAAATAAAACTGATTAATAAAGAATGATTTGATATTAAAGTAAAGATTAACTAAGAAGCGCAAGATCGAGAGAGGGGAAAGTAGATGTGAAGTAGCGAGGAGTGGAGGAAGACAGCACAGTGGTTAAATGCAAGGCATGTTGAAATTGTGCTTCAGCCACCAACCTCGCCTAACGCCGTGCCTTGTGCCTCCACGTTTTTTCAcctatcattttttttcttttcaattatgATATGGAAACTGATTTAAATCAGagatttaaattctattaaaactcaaatttcatattttatatttttaaatattattttagtattattgaattaaaattgatcGAAGTTGTTCagctttttttaaattaattccaaatatttttatttttactaaattatcgatattatactaattttttattattattttttccctGGTGGAATCACAAAGGTATTGTTGAGAGGGCTTCAAGTTTGCTAAAAGTGCTATGAAATTCCTATGGGCTTCATCGCCATTCATTTAAACTAGGCAGTTTTGTTTGATTTatctttgaaaattaaaaaattaatattttttaaaataaacttccactttaattgaattttatcttttaaataaacTAAACCAAACCCTGGAGTATGTATACACATAACAAGACTGGCATTTTAAAAATGGTTTATTTaggattttaattattttaattgtaattatttgataaatttattcaaaCTTAATCAAGTTGAGGTCATACCATCATTGAAAATCATGATCAGAAAAAGCTCtatatataaactaaaaatttCAAAGGAGAGTCCAAAACCATGGAATCATAGTTCCTATTTTTACAATATATaacaagaaggagaagaagaccaACTCTCAACTACCTTGGATCCCTTGATATTGGGCACAAGTATTTGGCGAGCCACCTACCTCCTTCAAGCCCTTCGATGATTGCTAGGCAGTAGAAACACacacaattttaataaaatatcaggggaaaaaaatcatgaaaagaatAAAATGCACGTGAATCCATGGTTAAAAAAGGATTATGCTCTCATGCTCCAACCACTTCCTCTTGCTGTCCAAACCATTAGCCTCAGACACagaattaaaacaataaataaataaagccaATTGGTCATAATTAGAGGAATGTTCAaccattcatttatttttactgATTTGATACTCAATCTTATCATttactctcttttctctctctatatatattaagttaagtttaatttaactaaaaatgaaattttagttttctaaatttttctgctaaataaaatatctaaaaaaaattatgctaaaaattaaggaattgagtttttttttaaataaaaaattcaattttactgTTTCCCACAAGTCGCTTGATCTGGAGTGGACGTGTCGATGATGGAGTGCAATTTGTAGGACAAATTGAGGGAGGAGTTCCCAAGATGGGGTTGCATAGCTTCACCCCACACTTCACTGTCCACATATATACACATTTCTCATTTGCCTTTATGGGAAAGCTTGGGAATGGGCATCCCCtcataaggttttttttttttttttttttttttttttcacttatgAACGTATCATTAACATGgctaaatttaatagtttatcaaaaataaatttagatttaatttatttttaaaaaattaaaatttttaaaaagggatgacctatattattttttttaaatttatcgttGAGGGATAGTGTTATATATATTGAAGGGGGCAAATTTTTGTCTATTGATTAAATAAAGTTTGGCACTACTAGGGGCAGTAATGTTGAAGATGGAGTCCCAACAATGTAGGGCAGATATCTTGTCCTTCTCAAACACTGAAGAGAAGGTCCCATTCATGACATTTGCATAACAGCCATGAAATGCAAATCCTTTGGATGAAGAATCTTAAGTTAGTATGGAGCTATAGGACAAACCCCCCATGCTAATCTCTATGTACATCCATCACACCTTCCCCTTTCATCTCCCTTCTCATTTCATcaaatttctctctttttctgaTAGAGATTTAGAGATGAGCAACTTGAATCTTATTatgtgaaattaaattttaatatctaaaattcctaaaaaataaaatggaatgccattagtttttttttttttttttaatttgagtttAGAATATAaaacacttttaaaatttaaaacaaaacaTTTTACTCTAATAAGGCATTTGAATGCAaatctaaattaataataataaaaaattaattataaagaaTCTAATGTCTTGAATTGTGGAGCGTGGTAAGGGAGATAAATTTCTctttaatttgataaataattaaaatttttatttttttaaaaaataaattatatatgattttgtatggatttttttttaacgGATGgtgttaaatataataattaaaagttaaaaaaaaaataaatataatgaaaataaatttaagaataaaacaaccttttattaaaaactaaaaaagtaATCATGCTTAATTAGCATAAAATATATATcttttgttttataatttttatttatttcattttttacataaattaaaaaatataattttttaattaaataattttaaaataagttaaaattaaataaaattataataagtactttatatattattataatataaaaaataaataataattttgaaataaaaaaaataaacagaaGGAAGAGGGAGTAACATAGTTTATTTagcttttttacattttataattTGATGAGATTTTAACAATTCAGATAATAATAGTTATTCACGatttaatatttacatgatGAAGAAAATAAGGTTATCGTAGAATTCTTcaatgtttatatattattgaaaaaaaagctgttaacatattattttattatttaaagttgatgtgattaaaatatataaaatttaatttttaaattaatgtttaaattaatagattaatgaatatatttttcaataacaTTTCAAACATACTAGGTCCTGCCGAGACTGATTCAGTCCTTTGACATAACCATAATTGAATtgggtaaaatttaaaatcgatttaaattaataatttaagtatttaagtTAATGTTTCGATgttatttagataataaaatattttaaatggatatttgaaataaatttgtaattgaatttaaaataaatttagttattgaaaataaaaaataaatttaaaattaaataaaccaaTTTTAGGAATACTCATTTCTCAACTAAATTTATGGTTAAATTCAAAATAgattaaagtattaaaaataaaaattaaatatattatacccTGCCTTTACCATCATAGACACGAGTCTAAATATTAGCAATGCTCCAACACAGGAGCGGGTCCCACATTAAATTTTAGGGCACATCGGTAATATTTGGACAATATCAGCTGCACAAATGTCATTTCAAATAcagaattttttaattaaaaaaataaaataaaagaaaagaaaagaaaaagttggtAGAGAGAGAAAGCGAGTTAAGACACGTTTTGGCGTCCTTCGTTACCATTTCTCGATCcccctctctctgtctctcctATGTTAAGTAGAGAGAGAGGAAGAGAGCGAGAGAGATAAACCAGAGCTCGAAGAAGCTTTATATCTTCCCTACTTTAGACTTATCTCTCGCTTCCTCTGTTATCCTATTTTCCTCTGCTTCTTCTTTCTAAAGAGAGCGAGAGTGTTTTGTTTGTAGAAGCGAAAGCCAGTCCCTCCCCGACATTTCTTCCGCCATGATCTCCTTGAAAAGTAGTTTCCTGGTAATATAAACCACACCCATTTCTCTATTCACTATTTTCAACCTCTCACACTTCACACAAATTATTCAAACCATATATTGAATCACTGTTTAGCTTCGCATTTCACATCTTCACTCACTAACtcgtagattttttttttcttcttatgcTTAGTCGATTTGCATTTCTGGGCATGTTTCCTTTAATAAATTCTTTTCACCCCACTTTACTTTTTCCATATCTgggttaaaaaattgaaatttactttaatttctgaaatttttttgATCCTGAAGTTTATCAATATCTGGGACTGGGTGTTGTTTGCTTAATAGATTTTGTTATAAATTCAAAGCCACCAAGTTCTCCTTATTCATTTTAAGCATTTTTGTGCTGAACTGTTTGATCTCCGAACATTTACAACTTCTTGGTACCATTTAAATGTATGGGtttcttatattttcatttCACATCGAGCTTCAAATTGGAAAGCAAATTGTTTTGCTTCtgataaaaagattttttttaaaaaatgttaataATTTATCGATGATTGCATTATTAACTCACAGCAATAAAGAAAGGCCTTTAGTTTTGTTATTGTACTAATCATCATCTTGTGGTCAATAGAGTAACACGG
This sequence is a window from Manihot esculenta cultivar AM560-2 chromosome 4, M.esculenta_v8, whole genome shotgun sequence. Protein-coding genes within it:
- the LOC110613575 gene encoding ABC transporter G family member 36 isoform X2 — its product is MENVFASSFKSRNEDEEALSWAAIERLPTYTRLRTSLFKSLAEDKNQGSKLVDVRKLNVDERNEFIERNFKVPEEDNEKFFRKLRDRIDKVGIQLPTVEVRFEQLRVEADCHVGIRALPTLLNTSRNIFESALGLCGIRMTMRTKYTILKDVSGIIKPSRMTLLLGPPSSGKTTLLLALAGKLDPTLKVQGQVSYNGCRFDEFEPRKTSAYVSQNDVHLGDLTVKETFDYSAWFQGVGHRYDLLVELDRREKEADIIPDSDLDLFMKATAMEGAKNSLITDYTLRLLGLDICKDTVVGDEMTRGISGGQKKRVTTGEMIVGPTKTLFMDEISTGLDSSTTYQIVKCMQQIVHLTEATVFMSLLQPDPETFELFDDVVLLSDGQIVYQGPKEQVVAFFESCGFKCPERKGTADFLQEVTSKKDQEQYWVDESKPYRYISVSEFARKFKAFRVGLQLENELPIPYEAKSHKAALVSQKCTIPKMQLLKASIDREKLLMRRTLPVYIFKAVQIFVVGIIAATVFLRTTLHVTYDDGSLYVGATIFAMIVNMFNGFAELSITIMRLPVFFKQRDLLFYPAWAFTLPNFLLGVPISVVESFVWTAVTYYSIGFAPEASRFFKQTLLIFLIQQMAAGLFRLMAGVCRTMIIAHTGGALALLILFLLGGFILPRGRIPVWWTWAHWISPMSYAFKSLTVNELLSPRWMNRLVCPQHNTRLGTAVLENIGVEQENYWYWIGAAALLGFTILFNVLFTFSLTYLNSLGKPQAIISPEVAKEQSFREGSEERSLKTRSTNGNDAGEIQMPKVSHVGHHAEATTGAAPKRGMILPFTPLSMSFDSVNYYVDMPSEMKGQGVTEDRLQLLQEVTGAFRPGILTALMGVSGAGKTTLMDVLAGRKTGGYIEGDIRISGFPKNQETFARNSGYCEQTDIHSPQVTVEESLIFSAFLRLPKEVNDKEKMVFVDEVMELVELTNLKHAIVGLPGITGLSTEQRKRLTIAVELVANPSIIFMDEPTSGLDARAAAIVMRTVRNTVDTGRTVVCTIHQPSIDIFEAFDELLLMKRGGKLIYSGPLGQNSQKIIKYFEEIPGVPRIKERQNPAAWMLEASSAATEVRLGIDFAEHYKSSALYQQTKAVVDDLSRPSEGASDLYFPTQYPQSTWGQFKSCLWKQWWTYWRSPDYNLVRYFYSLVTALVLGTVFWQVGTQREDATELTMIIGAMYVAVLFVGINNCSTVQPIVAVERTVFYRERAAGMYSALPYALAQVIVEIPYIFVQTVYYSLIVYVTVSFEWKLAKFFWFFFITFFSLLYFTYYGMMTVSITPNHQAAAIFASAFYALFTLFSGFFIPKPRIPKWWTWYYYICPVAWTVYGLIVTQYGDIEDRIKVSGIEPDPSIKWYVQNHFGYDSNFIGPTAAILVAFGAFFALMFAFCIKNINFQNR
- the LOC110613575 gene encoding ABC transporter G family member 36 isoform X1, with product MENVFASSFKSRNEDEEALSWAAIERLPTYTRLRTSLFKSLAEDKNQGSKLVDVRKLNVDERNEFIERNFKVPEEDNEKFFRKLRDRIDKVGIQLPTVEVRFEQLRVEADCHVGIRALPTLLNTSRNIFESALGLCGIRMTMRTKYTILKDVSGIIKPSRMTLLLGPPSSGKTTLLLALAGKLDPTLKVQGQVSYNGCRFDEFEPRKTSAYVSQNDVHLGDLTVKETFDYSAWFQGVGHRYDLLVELDRREKEADIIPDSDLDLFMKATAMEGAKNSLITDYTLRLLGLDICKDTVVGDEMTRGISGGQKKRVTTGEMIVGPTKTLFMDEISTGLDSSTTYQIVKCMQQIVHLTEATVFMSLLQPDPETFELFDDVVLLSDGQIVYQGPKEQVVAFFESCGFKCPERKGTADFLQEVTSKKDQEQYWVDESKPYRYISVSEFARKFKAFRVGLQLENELPIPYEAKSHKAALVSQKCTIPKMQLLKASIDREKLLMRRTLPVYIFKAVQIFVVGIIAATVFLRTTLHVTYDDGSLYVGATIFAMIVNMFNGFAELSITIMRLPVFFKQRDLLFYPAWAFTLPNFLLGVPISVVESFVWTAVTYYSIGFAPEASRFFKQTLLIFLIQQMAAGLFRLMAGVCRTMIIAHTGGALALLILFLLGGFILPRGRIPVWWTWAHWISPMSYAFKSLTVNELLSPRWMNRLASDNVTRLGTAVLENIGVEQENYWYWIGAAALLGFTILFNVLFTFSLTYLNSLGKPQAIISPEVAKEQSFREGSEERSLKTRSTNGNDAACNVEGEIQMPKVSHVGHHAEATTGAAPKRGMILPFTPLSMSFDSVNYYVDMPSEMKGQGVTEDRLQLLQEVTGAFRPGILTALMGVSGAGKTTLMDVLAGRKTGGYIEGDIRISGFPKNQETFARNSGYCEQTDIHSPQVTVEESLIFSAFLRLPKEVNDKEKMVFVDEVMELVELTNLKHAIVGLPGITGLSTEQRKRLTIAVELVANPSIIFMDEPTSGLDARAAAIVMRTVRNTVDTGRTVVCTIHQPSIDIFEAFDELLLMKRGGKLIYSGPLGQNSQKIIKYFEEIPGVPRIKERQNPAAWMLEASSAATEVRLGIDFAEHYKSSALYQQTKAVVDDLSRPSEGASDLYFPTQYPQSTWGQFKSCLWKQWWTYWRSPDYNLVRYFYSLVTALVLGTVFWQVGTQREDATELTMIIGAMYVAVLFVGINNCSTVQPIVAVERTVFYRERAAGMYSALPYALAQVIVEIPYIFVQTVYYSLIVYVTVSFEWKLAKFFWFFFITFFSLLYFTYYGMMTVSITPNHQAAAIFASAFYALFTLFSGFFIPKPRIPKWWTWYYYICPVAWTVYGLIVTQYGDIEDRIKVSGIEPDPSIKWYVQNHFGYDSNFIGPTAAILVAFGAFFALMFAFCIKNINFQNR
- the LOC110613575 gene encoding ABC transporter G family member 36 isoform X3, whose translation is MENVFASSFKSRNEDEEALSWAAIERLPTYTRLRTSLFKSLAEDKNQGSKLVDVRKLNVDERNEFIERNFKVPEEDNEKFFRKLRDRIDKVGIQLPTVEVRFEQLRVEADCHVGIRALPTLLNTSRNIFESALGLCGIRMTMRTKYTILKDVSGIIKPSRMTLLLGPPSSGKTTLLLALAGKLDPTLKVQGQVSYNGCRFDEFEPRKTSAYVSQNDVHLGDLTVKETFDYSAWFQGVGHRYDLLVELDRREKEADIIPDSDLDLFMKATAMEGAKNSLITDYTLRLLGLDICKDTVVGDEMTRGISGGQKKRVTTGEMIVGPTKTLFMDEISTGLDSSTTYQIVKCMQQIVHLTEATVFMSLLQPDPETFELFDDVVLLSDGQIVYQGPKEQVVAFFESCGFKCPERKGTADFLQEVTSKKDQEQYWVDESKPYRYISVSEFARKFKAFRVGLQLENELPIPYEAKSHKAALVSQKCTIPKMQLLKASIDREKLLMRRTLPVYIFKAVQIFVVGIIAATVFLRTTLHVTYDDGSLYVGATIFAMIVNMFNGFAELSITIMRLPVFFKQRDLLFYPAWAFTLPNFLLGVPISVVESFVWTAVTYYSIGFAPEASRFFKQTLLIFLIQQMAAGLFRLMAGVCRTMIIAHTGGALALLILFLLGGFILPRGRIPVWWTWAHWISPMSYAFKSLTVNELLSPRWMNRLASDNVTRLGTAVLENIGVEQENYWYWIGAAALLGFTILFNVLFTFSLTYLNSLGKPQAIISPEVAKEQSFREGSEERSLKTRSTNGNDAGEIQMPKVSHVGHHAEATTGAAPKRGMILPFTPLSMSFDSVNYYVDMPSEMKGQGVTEDRLQLLQEVTGAFRPGILTALMGVSGAGKTTLMDVLAGRKTGGYIEGDIRISGFPKNQETFARNSGYCEQTDIHSPQVTVEESLIFSAFLRLPKEVNDKEKMVFVDEVMELVELTNLKHAIVGLPGITGLSTEQRKRLTIAVELVANPSIIFMDEPTSGLDARAAAIVMRTVRNTVDTGRTVVCTIHQPSIDIFEAFDELLLMKRGGKLIYSGPLGQNSQKIIKYFEEIPGVPRIKERQNPAAWMLEASSAATEVRLGIDFAEHYKSSALYQQTKAVVDDLSRPSEGASDLYFPTQYPQSTWGQFKSCLWKQWWTYWRSPDYNLVRYFYSLVTALVLGTVFWQVGTQREDATELTMIIGAMYVAVLFVGINNCSTVQPIVAVERTVFYRERAAGMYSALPYALAQVIVEIPYIFVQTVYYSLIVYVTVSFEWKLAKFFWFFFITFFSLLYFTYYGMMTVSITPNHQAAAIFASAFYALFTLFSGFFIPKPRIPKWWTWYYYICPVAWTVYGLIVTQYGDIEDRIKVSGIEPDPSIKWYVQNHFGYDSNFIGPTAAILVAFGAFFALMFAFCIKNINFQNR